One genomic segment of Panicum virgatum strain AP13 chromosome 2N, P.virgatum_v5, whole genome shotgun sequence includes these proteins:
- the LOC120660171 gene encoding acyl transferase 15-like, giving the protein MSLVLRKSSPVVVRPSPEQVTMRGTIKLSSFDKSLNNLPNTSLLMFEHPIHNAAGTIQAALSRALAHYYPIAGRIIAGGGSSGGGDDDVYIECNDEGVAFVAASTCHALKDVICFDRWPDARKLLDELVDVVVHYPAMACAPRDPLLMMQVTEFSCGGLVLGVTWNHGIADGVGMGQFLQAGGELAGGLPSPSFAPVRWDGSLPTLPPSILDAEEHMLSLDPLNGDLATLDITIPLTSIDQIRSDFSGRFHGQPCTTFEAVLAVLWRCQTRAIRLDPQTPILLMFVADVRKHVGAKKGYYGNCTIDQVVVATSSAVADGDVKDVIMAIKHAKDQIPSRPKMTTGQHELCKVPAYHTMMVSSWRNLGFDQMDLGSGRLARVTTSGKHMPPASAAQGFLSSGRDGVSVLSALVTTRTLSLQN; this is encoded by the coding sequence ATGAGCCTAGTGTTGAGGAAGTCCTCACCCGTGGTGGTCAGGCCATCGCCGGAGCAGGTGACGATGAGGGGCACCATAAAACTATCGTCCTTCGACAAGAGTCTGAACAATTTGCCGAACACATCGTTGCTCATGTTCGAGCATCCAATCCACAACGCTGCCGGGACCATACAGGCCGCCCTGTCCCGAGCACTAGCCCATTACTACCCTATTGCTGGTCGCATCATtgcaggaggaggaagcagcggcggcggcgacgacgacgtctACATCGAGTGCAACGACGAGGGCGTGGCATTTGTAGCGGCATCCACCTGCCACGCCCTGAAGGATGTCATCTGCTTCGACCGATGGCCGGACGCGAGGAAGCTGCTCGATGAgcttgtcgacgttgtcgtccaCTACCCAGCCATGGCCTGTGCCCCCCGTGACCCTTTGCTGATGATGCAGGTGACCGAGTTCTCGTGCGGCGGTCTCGTCCTCGGGGTGACCTGGAACCACGGCATCGCCGACGGCGTCGGGATGGGCCAGTTCttgcaggccggcggcgagctcgccggcgggttGCCATCGCCGTCGTTCGCGCCGGTCAGGTGGGACGGTTCGCTCCcaaccctccctccctccatccTGGATGCGGAGGAGCACATGCTGAGCCTAGATCCACTGAACGGCGATCTCGCTACTCTGGACATCACCATCCCGTTGACATCGATTGACCAGATCAGATCTGACTTCAGCGGCAGATTCCATGGCCAGCCATGCACCACGTTCGAGGCGGTCCTCGCTGTCCTGTGGCGGTGCCAGACGCGAGCAATCAGGCTCGATCCGCAGACCCCAATCCTGCTCATGTTCGTCGCCGATGTGCGCAAGCACGTCGGTGCTAAGAAAGGCTACTACGGGAACTGCACCATCGATCAGGTCGTCGTGGCTACTAGCAGCGCGGTGGCGGACGGAGATGTCAAGGATGTAATCATGGCGATCAAGCACGCCAAGGACCAGATACCTAGCCGGCCGAAGATGACGACGGGTCAGCACGAGCTCTGCAAGGTGCCTGCGTACCATACCATGATGGTGTCATCGTGGCGGAACCTTGGCTTCGACCAGATGGATTTGGGGAGCGGGAGGCTGGCGAGGGTGACGACCTCCGGGAAACATATGCCACCAGCATCGGCCGCGCAGGGCTTTCTGTCCAGTGGCAGGGATGGGGTCAGTGTGCTGTCGGCCTTAGTCACGACACGGACGCTTTCCTTGCAGAATTAG